From Brassica oleracea var. oleracea cultivar TO1000 chromosome C3, BOL, whole genome shotgun sequence, a single genomic window includes:
- the LOC106336287 gene encoding probable inorganic phosphate transporter 1-5 translates to MARKGKEVLNALDAAKTQMYHFTAIVIAGMGFFTDAYDLFSISLVTKLLGRIYYHVDGSKKPGTLPPNVAAAVNGVAFCGTLAGQLFFGWLGDKLGRKKVYGITLMVMVLCSLGSGLSFGHSSNGVMATICFFRFWLGFGIGGDYPLSATIMSEYANKKTRGAFIAAVFAMQGFGILAGGIVSLIVSSAFDHAFDAPTYEVDPVGSTVPQADYVWRIVLMFGAIPALLTYYWRMKMPETARYTALVARNTKQAAADMSKVLQVDLIAEEDPQSNPSSSNPNSFGLFSKEFARRHGLHLVGTTTTWFLLDIAYYSSNLFQKDIYSAIGWIPAAETMNAIHEVYTVSRAQTLIALCGTVPGYWFTVALIDYLGRFFIQLMGFIFMTVFMFALAIPYDHWKHRDNRIGFLIMYSLTMFFANFGPNATTFVVPAEIFPARLRSTCHGISAASGKAGAIVGAFGFLYAAQSTDPKKTDAGYPPGIGVRNSLLMLGGVNFLGIVFTLLVPESKGKSLEELSREDEEQIGGGGRGGDATEMMDVANSGRTVPV, encoded by the exons ATGGCGAGGAAAGGGAAAGAAGTCTTGAACGCTTTAGATGCGGCCAAAACGCAGATGTACCATTTCACAGCGATTGTAATCGCAGGTATGGGCTTTTTTACTGATGCTTACGATCTCTTTAGCATCTCTCTCGTCACAAAGCTCCTTGGCCGTATATACTACCATGTTGATGGCTCCAAGAAGCCTGGAACACTCCCTCCAAACGTTGCTGCCGCTGTTAATGGCGTTGCCTTTTGTGGTACCCTCGCTGGCCAGCTCTTCTTTGGCTGGCTTGGAGACAAGCTTGGCCGCAAGAAAGTTTACG GTATTACTTTGATGGTCATGGTACTATGTTCACTTGGGTCCGGTCTATCATTTGGTCACTCATCTAACGGAGTGATGGCCACGATCTGTTTCTTCCGGTTCTGGCTCGGTTTCGGCATAGGCGGCGACTACCCTCTCTCGGCCACCATCATGTCCGAATACGCCAACAAGAAGACACGTGGCGCATTCATAGCCGCCGTTTTTGCCATGCAAGGCTTCGGAATCTTGGCCGGAGGGATCGTGTCTCTCATCGTCTCGAGTGCGTTTGACCACGCGTTCGATGCGCCGACCTATGAGGTTGATCCGGTGGGGTCAACTGTACCGCAGGCAGATTACGTGTGGCGTATTGTGCTCATGTTTGGAGCTATCCCGGCGTTGCTAACTTATTATTGGCGGATGAAGATGCCGGAAACCGCGAGGTATACAGCTCTTGTTGCTCGGAATACTAAACAAGCTGCCGCCGATATGTCTAAG GTACTTCAAGTTGATCTAATAGCAGAAGAAGACCCACAGTCAAACCCATCATCATCAAACCCAAACTCCTTCGGCTTATTCTCCAAAGAATTCGCTCGCCGTCACGGCCTCCACCTCGTCGGCACAACCACCACCTGGTTCCTCCTCGACATCGCCTACTACAGCAGCAACCTCTTCCAAAAAGACATCTACAGCGCCATCGGATGGATCCCCGCCGCCGAGACAATGAACGCGATCCACGAAGTCTACACCGTCTCCAGAGCTCAAACTCTCATCGCTCTCTGCGGCACCGTCCCTGGCTACTGGTTCACCGTCGCTCTCATTGACTACCTCGGCCGCTTCTTCATACAGCTAATGGGTTTCATCTTCATGACCGTCTTCATGTTCGCACTCGCTATACCGTATGATCATTGGAAACATAGAGACAACCGGATTGGTTTCTTGATTATGTACTCGTTGACGATGTTCTTTGCCAACTTTGGTCCTAACGCGACGACGTTTGTTGTTCCGGCTGAGATTTTTCCGGCGAGGCTTAGGTCGACTTGTCATGGGATATCGGCGGCTAGTGGGAAGGCGGGAGCTATAGTTGGAGCTTTTGGGTTTCTTTACGCGGCGCAGAGTACTGATCCGAAGAAGACCGATGCTGGTTATCCGCCGGGGATCGGAGTGAGGAACTCGTTGTTGATGCTCGGTGGTGTTAATTTCTTGGGGATTGTTTTCACTCTTTTGGTTCCGGAGTCGAAAGGGAAGTCTTTGGAAGAGCTTTCAAGAGAGGATGAGGAGCAGATTGGTGGCGGAGGCAGAGGAGGTGATGCGACAGAGATGATGGATGTAGCGAATTCCGGTAGAACAGTCCCAGTTTGA
- the LOC106336288 gene encoding receptor-like protein 12, which translates to MGYYARISLYYYDDNIDLEYKGLSMEQAKILNSYATIDFSGNGLEGQIPESIGLLRKLIALNLSNNAFTGHIPLSLSNVSELESLDLSGNQLSGTIPKGLGSLSFLEYISVAHNQLKGEIPQGTQITGQPKSSFEGNAGLCGLPLEQSCFGTNAPPMQQSEEEKEEEEEEEENVLNWEATAIGYGTGLLLGLAIGHVIASFKPEWLVKIIGMSKRRNR; encoded by the coding sequence ATGGGATACTACGCCCGCATTTCTCTGTATTACTATGATGATAACATAGATTTGGAGTACAAGGGTCTATCTATGGAGCAAGCGAAGATCCTCAATTCCTACGCTACCATTGATTTTTCAGGGAATGGACTTGAAGGACAGATTCCTGAATCTATTGGTCTCTTGAGGAAATTGATTGCACTCAATTTATCCAACAATGCCTTCACAGGACACATTCCTCTGTCATTGTCAAATGTTTCAGAGCTTGAGTCATTAGATCTATCTGGCAACCAACTCTCAGGGACTATTCCTAAAGGACTTGGAAGCCTCTCATTTCTGGAGTACATAAGTGTGGCTCATAACCAACTCAAGGGTGAAATACCACAAGGAACACAGATCACAGGGCAGCCTAAATCCTCCTTTGAAGGGAATGCAGGGCTTTGTGGTCTTCCTCTCGAACAAAGTTGCTTCGGGACTAATGCACCGCCGATGCAACAATCAGAGGAAGAAAAAGAAGAAGAAGAAGAAGAAGAAGAAAACGTGTTGAACTGGGAAGCAACGGCCATAGGGTATGGAACCGGACTGTTGCTTGGATTGGCTATAGGTCATGTCATCGCTTCATTCAAGCCGGAGTGGCTTGTCAAGATAATTGGTATGTCTAAACGCAGAAACCGTTAG
- the LOC106336286 gene encoding receptor-like protein 12, with amino-acid sequence MMNMSCMHLHFLLVLVLGNLFASSVLTINALDVGIAGCRPNQIRALVQFKNEFESGGCNSSDYFQGVMCDNTTGVVTKLELASGCFTGILKPNSSLFELHHLQYLDLSNNNFTPSSLPSKFSNLNKLEVLFLSSNGFTGQVPFSFSNLSQLSYLDISQNELTGSLQLIRNLSKLSFLDLSFNQFSGTLNPSSSLFELHHLFYLHLSHNNLGSSSLPSEFGNFNRLEMLSLSSNGFHGQVPSSFSNLSRLTVLNLGNNSLTGSVHFVQNYTTLCDLKLSNNYFSGTIPSSLLTMPFLAQVDLSGNSLTDPIEVPNSSSSSQLEILYLQGNQFRGQILEPISKLINLRKLDLSYQNISYPIDLHLFSSINSLAYLDLSGNSISPTSSYVPLTLEVLVLMGCGISQFPNFLKGLNSLTRVHFSHNRIKGKVPEWFWNLPRLSIVTLSNNSLTGFEGSVEALENSSVKILDLALNHFEGPLPNPPHSLNGLSTWNNSFTGNIPLALCNRSFLAVLDLSYNNFTGSIPGCLSNLQNSLIILNLRKNNLEGSLPDMCYDDDALLRTLDVGYNRLTGKLPRSLMNCSSLKFLSVHNNRMKDTFPFWLKALPYLQALILRSNKFYGTISPSDQGSLAFPELRILEVSYNNFTGSLPLDYFVNWKASSLQIDEDAGIYMGYYARISLYYYDDNIDLEYKGLSMEQAKILNSYATIDFSGNGLEGQIPESIGLLRKLIALNLSNNAFTGHIPLSLSNVSELESLDLSGNQLSGTIPKGLGSLSFLEYISVAHNQLKGEIPQGTQITGQPKSSFEGNAGLCGLPLEQSCFGTNAPPMQQSEEEKEEEEEEEENVLNWEATAIGYGTGLLLGLAIGHVIASFKPEWLVKIIGMSKRRNR; translated from the coding sequence ATGATGAACATGTCATGTATGCATTTGCATTTTCTCTTGGTACTCGTACTGGGTAATCTCTTTGCTTCAAGTGTCCTTACGATAAATGCGCTTGATGTTGGAATAGCTGGTTGTCGTCCTAACCAGATCCGAGCGCTTGTGCAGTTCAAGAACGAGTTTGAATCCGGCGGTTGCAACAGCAGCGACTACTTTCAAGGTGTCATGTGCGATAACACGACTGGTGTGGTCACAAAGCTAGAACTCGCAAGTGGCTGCTTCACTGGAATTCTCAAACCCAACAGTAGCCTCTTCGAGTTGCATCATCTTCAATACCTCGATCTCTCTAACAACAACTTCACTCCCTCTTCACTCCCTTCTAAATTCAGCAATCTCAACAAATTAGAGGTTCTATTTCTTTCCTCTAATGGCTTCACTGGTCAAGTACCTTTCTCATTTAGTAACTTAAGCCAGCTTTCCTATCTAGACATTTCCCAAAACGAACTTACGGGTAGTTTACAACTTATAAGGAATCTTAGTAAACTCTCCTTTTTAGACCTTTCCTTTAACCAATTTTCTGGAACTCTAAATCCTAGCAGTAGCCTATTCGAGTTGCATCACCTTTTTTACCTTCATCTCTCTCACAACAACTTAGGTTCCTCCTCACTTCCTTCTGAATTTGGAAATTTCAACAGGCTAGAGATGTTGTCTCTTTCTTCCAATGGCTTCCACGGTCAAGTTCCATCCTCATTTAGTAACCTAAGTCGGCTAACCGTGTTGAACCTTGGCAATAACAGCCTCACTGGTAGTGTTCATTTTGTCCAGAATTACACTACGCTTTGCGATTTAAAACTCTCCAACAATTACTTCTCTGGAACCATCCCTTCTTCTCTGCTCACTATGCCTTTCTTGGCACAAGTTGATCTATCTGGAAACTCTCTCACCGACCCCATTGAAGTTCCCAATTCCTCTTCTTCATCTCAACTCGAGATTCTTTATCTTCAGGGTAACCAATTCCGAGGACAAATCCTAGAGCCTATCTCAAAGCTTATTAACCTCAGGAAACTCGACCTGTCATACCAAAACATAAGCTACCCAATTGACTTACACCTCTTTTCCTCAATCAATTCTTTAGCCTACCTTGATCTTTCCGGTAATAGTATATCACCAACTAGTTCATACGTCCCGTTGACTTTGGAAGTATTGGTTTTGATGGGCTGCGGCATCAGTCAGTTCCCAAACTTCTTGAAAGGCCTTAATAGTTTGACACGTGTACACTTTTCCCACAACAGAATCAAAGGGAAAGTCCCCGAGTGGTTTTGGAACCTTCCTCGTTTGAGCATAGTGACTCTATCTAATAACTCTTTAACCGGGTTTGAAGGTTCGGTGGAAGCTTTAGAGAACTCATCGGTGAAGATTTTAGACTTGGCTTTAAACCATTTCGAAGGACCATTGCCTAATCCACCACACTCTCTCAACGGTTTATCGACATGGAACAACAGTTTCACAGGGAACATACCTCTTGCATTATGCAACAGAAGCTTTCTTGCTGTTCTTGATCTCTCCTACAACAACTTCACCGGTTCAATTCCTGGATGCCTGAGTAATTTACAAAACTCTCTCATTATCTTGAATCTCCGGAAGAACAACTTGGAAGGAAGTCTTCCAGACATGTGCTATGATGATGATGCCTTGCTTCGGACACTTGATGTTGGTTACAATCGACTAACCGGGAAGCTTCCGAGATCTCTTATGAATTGCTCCTCTCTAAAGTTTCTAAGTGTTCACAACAACAGAATGAAAGACACCTTTCCTTTCTGGCTCAAGGCGCTTCCTTATTTGCAAGCACTTATCCTTCGTTCAAACAAATTCTACGGCACTATATCTCCTTCTGATCAAGGTTCTTTGGCGTTTCCTGAGCTGCGCATACTTGAAGTATCATATAACAACTTCACAGGAAGCTTGCCCCTAGATTACTTTGTGAATTGGAAGGCATCATCACTCCAGATTGATGAAGATGCGGGAATATATATGGGATACTACGCCCGCATTTCTCTGTATTACTATGATGATAACATAGATTTGGAGTACAAGGGTCTATCTATGGAGCAAGCGAAGATCCTCAATTCCTACGCTACCATTGATTTTTCAGGGAATGGACTTGAAGGACAGATTCCTGAATCTATTGGTCTCTTGAGGAAATTGATTGCACTCAATTTATCCAACAATGCCTTCACAGGACACATTCCTCTGTCATTGTCAAATGTTTCAGAGCTTGAGTCATTAGATCTATCTGGCAACCAACTCTCAGGGACTATTCCTAAAGGACTTGGAAGCCTCTCATTTCTGGAGTACATAAGTGTGGCTCATAACCAACTCAAGGGTGAAATACCACAAGGAACACAGATCACAGGGCAGCCTAAATCCTCCTTTGAAGGGAATGCAGGGCTTTGTGGTCTTCCTCTCGAACAAAGTTGCTTCGGGACTAATGCACCGCCGATGCAACAATCAGAGGAAGAAAAAGAAGAAGAAGAAGAAGAAGAAGAAAACGTGTTGAACTGGGAAGCAACGGCCATAGGGTATGGAACCGGACTGTTGCTTGGATTGGCTATAGGTCATGTCATCGCTTCATTCAAGCCGGAGTGGCTTGTCAAGATAATTGGTATGTCTAAACGCAGAAACCGTTAG
- the LOC106336289 gene encoding transcription elongation factor TFIIS-like, with translation MMTMKKIATATQKAGAEARPVQAKKQSAPPMKLSQNPKSVIKKKLKKPCKSVSTRPLEITKKKQSIPEVSGNPKAVPAVKKNDKDTLELFEIAKKSADVADTKGLLAAKAETSICVDTLSLLIGSPISATAPETRRIMERLGHLTRHKDRKICNSASALLQHWSQSIRDQQH, from the coding sequence ATGATGACGATGAAGAAAATTGCGACTGCAACACAGAAGGCTGGGGCTGAAGCGAGGCCTGTCCAGGCGAAGAAGCAATCGGCTCCACCAATGAAACTTTCTCAAAACCCTAAATCTGTGATTAAGAAAAAACTGAAGAAGCCTTGCAAGTCTGTTTCAACAAGGCCTCTAGAGATAACGAAGAAGAAGCAGTCGATTCCGGAAGTTTCTGGAAACCCTAAAGCTGTTCCAGCCGTGAAGAAGAACGATAAGGATACTTTGGAGCTGTTCGAAATAGCCAAGAAATCAGCTGACGTGGCCGACACGAAAGGACTTCTCGCCGCCAAAGCAGAGACGTCAATCTGTGTGGATACTCTCTCTTTGCTCATCGGTTCGCCCATAAGCGCAACAGCTCCTGAGACGAGGAGGATCATGGAGAGGCTTGGGCATCTCACAAGGCACAAAGATCGCAAAATCTGCAATTCTGCATCGGCTCTTTTACAACATTGGAGTCAGAGCATCAGAGATCAACAACACTAA
- the LOC106332827 gene encoding receptor-like protein 12: MITMSYLCLHFLLVLLLSSVLMINGGLAGCHHHQIQSLLLFKNEFDSRSCNRRDYFNGVQCDNTTGAVTKLHIPSGCLTGILKPNSSLFGFNHLRYLNLSHNNFTSSSLPSEFSNLNRLEVLSLSSNGFTGKVPSSISNLSLLSSLDISQNELTGSFPLVHNLTKLSILNISHNHISGNIPSSLLMMPFLSIVDLTGNHLTGSIDIPNSSFSSKLESLRLGDNEFDAQILEPISKYTTLKDLDLFYLNTSYPIDLRIFSSLKLLTNLRLSGNQLLPASLSSRSNIPLNLENLALSGCGISQFPNALKRLQSLKLLDISNNQIKGKVPEWLWNLPRLRTVSLASNYLTSFEGRGDVLENSSVKILDLALNHFTGPLPNPPLSINLLSAWNNTFTGNIPLEICNRNSLTVLDLSYNNLTGAIPQCLSNFRDSLTVVNLRKNNLEGSIPDMFHDGASLRTLDVGYNQLTGKLPRSLMNCSSLKFVSLDHNKIKDTFPFWLKALPDLQALTLRSNKFYGPISTPVKGPLAFPKLRILEISDNNFTGSLPPNFFVNWKASSLQMDEGGRIYMGDYNNPYYSYEDTLDLQYKGLFMEQGKVLTSYATIDFSGNKLEGQIPESVGLLKALIALNLSNNLFTGHIPLSLENVSELESLDLSNNRLSGTIPEGLGSLSFLAYISVAHNQLKGEIPQGTQIIGQPKSSFEDNAGLCGLPLEKTCFGTSAPPIQTHKQEDEDEEEGEQVLNWKGVAAGYGLGVLLGLAIAQVIVNIQALGSFRFLLLISQCLSNC; this comes from the coding sequence ATGATAACAATGTCATATTTGTGTTTACACTTTCTCTTGGTACTCTTACTTTCAAGCGTCTTAATGATAAATGGTGGACTTGCTGGTTGTCATCACCACCAGATTCAATCACTTCTTCTGTTCAAGAACGAGTTTGATTCTCGCAGTTGCAACCGCAGAGACTACTTTAACGGAGTCCAGTGCGATAACACGACAGGCGCAGTCACAAAGTTACATATCCCAAGCGGTTGTCTCACTGGTATACTCAAGCCAAATAGTAGTCTCTTTGGATTTAACCATCTTCGTTATCTTAATCTCTCTCACAACAACTTCACGTCTTCATCACTCCCTTCAGAATTCAGTAATCTCAACAGATTAGAGGTTTTGTCTCTTTCCTCTAATGGCTTCACTGGTAAAGTTCCTTCCTCTATTAGTAACCTAAGCCTGCTTTCCTCTTTAGATATTTCCCAAAACGAGCTCACCGGTAGTTTTCCACTTGTACATAATCTCACCAAGCTTTCTATTTTAAACATTTCCCATAATCACATCTCTGGAAACATCCCTTCTTCTCTACTCATGATGCCTTTCTTGTCAATAGTTGATTTGACTGGGAACCATCTCACCGGTTCTATTGACATTCCAAACTCCTCCTTTTCATCTAAGCTAGAGAGCCTACGCCTTGGAGATAACGAATTTGATGCACAAATCCTAGAGCCTATCTCAAAGTATACCACCCTCAAAGATCTTGATCTTTTTTACCTAAACACAAGCTACCCAATTGACCTAAGGATCTTCTCCTCTCTCAAGTTATTGACAAATCTTCGTTTATCCGGAAACCAATTATTACCAGCCAGTTTAAGCTCACGTTCAAACATCCCACTGAACTTGGAGAACCTGGCCTTGTCGGGCTGTGGCATCAGTCAGTTCCCAAACGCCTTGAAGCGCCTTCAATCCTTGAAGCTTTTAGACATTTCCAACAATCAGATCAAAGGGAAAGTCCCTGAGTGGTTATGGAACCTTCCTCGTCTGCGAACAGTCAGTCTTGCCAGTAACTATTTGACAAGTTTTGAAGGTAGGGGAGATGTTTTAGAGAATTCGTCAGTGAAGATTTTAGATTTGGCTTTAAACCATTTCACTGGACCATTACCTAACCCACCACTCTCTATCAACCTTTTATCTGCATGGAACAATACTTTCACAGGAAACATACCTCTTGAAATATGCAACCGAAACTCTCTTACTGTTCTTGATCTATCCTACAACAACTTAACCGGTGCAATTCCTCAATGTTTGAGTAACTTCCGAGACTCTCTCACTGTAGTGAATCTTCGGAAGAATAACTTGGAAGGAAGTATTCCGGATATGTTCCATGATGGTGCCTCGCTGCGGACACTTGATGTTGGCTATAATCAACTAACCGGGAAGCTTCCAAGATCTCTTATGAATTGCTCCTCGCTCAAGTTTGTAAGTTTGGACCACAACAAGATTAAAGACACATTTCCTTTCTGGCTCAAGGCTTTGCCTGATTTGCAAGCCCTTACCCTCCGTTCAAACAAGTTCTATGGTCCTATATCTACTCCCGTTAAAGGTCCTCTCGCGTTTCCCAAGCTGCGCATACTTGAAATCTCAGATAACAACTTTACCGGAAGTTTGCCACCAAATTTCTTTGTGAATTGGAAGGCATCATCGCTCCAAATGGATGAAGGTGGGAGAATCTATATGGGAGACTACAACAATCCTTACTATAGCTATGAAGATACATTAGATTTGCAATACAAAGGTTTATTCATGGAGCAAGGGAAGGTCCTTACTTCCTATGCGACCATCGATTTTTCTGGGAACAAACTCGAAGGACAGATTCCTGAATCTGTTGGACTCTTGAAGGCATTGATTGCACTCAACCTCTCAAACAACCTATTCACAGGTCATATTCCACTGTCTTTGGAAAATGTTTCAGAGCTTGAGTCACTTGATCTTTCAAACAACCGACTCTCAGGGACAATTCCTGAAGGACTTGGGAGCCTCTCGTTTTTGGCGTACATAAGCGTGGCTCATAACCAACTCAAGGGTGAAATACCACAAGGAACACAGATTATTGGGCAACCTAAATCTTCTTTTGAAGACAATGCAGGGCTTTGTGGTCTTCCTCTCGAAAAAACCTGCTTTGGCACTAGTGCACCTCCAATACAAACTCATAAGCAAGAAGATGAAGATGAAGAAGAAGGAGAACAAGTTTTGAACTGGAAAGGAGTGGCGGCTGGATATGGGCTTGGAGTATTGCTTGGATTGGCAATAGCACAAGTCATTGTTAACATACAAGCGTTAGGATCATTTCGATTTTTGCTTTTAATCTCTCAATGCCTATC